Below is a genomic region from Brassica oleracea var. oleracea cultivar TO1000 chromosome C9, BOL, whole genome shotgun sequence.
NNNNNNNNNNNNNNNNNNNNNNNNNNNNNNNNNNNNNNNNNNNNNNNNNNNNNNNNNNNNNNNNNNNNNNNNNNNNNNNNNNNNNNNNNNNNNNNNNNNNNNNNNNNNNNNNNNNNNNNNNNNNNNNNNNNNNNNNNNNNNNNNNNNNNNNNNNNNNNNNNNNNNNNNNNNNNNNNNNNNNNNNNNNNNNNNNNNNNNNNNNNNNNNNNNNNNNNNNNNNNNNNNNNNNNNNNNNNNNNNNNNNNNNNNNNNNNNNNNNNNNNNNNNNNNNNNNNNNNNNNNNNNNNNNNNNNNNNNNNNNNNNNNNNNNNNNNNNNNNNNNNNNNNNNNNNNNNNNNNNNNNNNNNNNNNNNNNNNNNNNNNNNNNNNNNNNNNNNNNNNNNNNNNNNNNNNNNNNNNNNNNNNNNNNNNNNNNNNNNNNNNNNNNNNNNNNNNNNNNNNNNNNNNNNNNNNNNNNNNNNNNNNNNNNNNNNNNNNNNNNNNNNNNNNNNNNNNNNNNNNNNNNNNNNNNNNNNNNNNNNNNNNNNNNNNNNNNNNNNNNNNNNNNNNNNNNNNNNNNNNNNNNNNNNNNNNNNNNNNNNTTAAGGACAAAGCGCAGTTTAAGTTGACGATGTCAATCTATGCACTCGCGGAGGTGTGCAGGTTCAAGTTTAGGCATTGTAAACGCTATGTCACGGCTAAATGCGTTGATAAAACAGTGTACTTGGAGGGTATGTGCTAAGCAAGTGGGTGATTCTCCTACGTATTTTGGGAAGAAGGCAAGTTTGGGACATCAATGCAAATCTGATGTGCGAGGGCAGTACAAAAAACATGGAACATCTAGAGTTCTTGCTGCTCTTCTGCGCTCGAAATACGAAAGACTTCACTGTGGACCTCGTGCTATGGAACTTCCGGAAGTACTGAGAACGGAATTCAACTATACATGCGCGTACTGGAAAGCTTGGAAAGCTAAGGAACTAGCAATAGCGTCTGCCCAAGGAACAGAGGAAATGTCTTACAAGATGTTACCACAGTACTTGCACGTACTGAAATTATCAAATCCTCGAACAATCACGGATATTAAAACCGAACTTGATAAAGAAGGAAAATCGAGGTTCCTGTATGCATTCATGTCACTGAAGGCTTGTATCGATGGGTGGCAGCATTTGCGTAAGGTCCTTGTGGTGGACGGCACCCACATGTTTGGGAAATACAAAGGGGTATTGCTTAGTGCTAGCGGGCAAGACGCATACTGCCGCGTATTCCCTATTGCTTTCGCCGTAGTGGATAGCGAGAACTCAGATTCTTGGAAGTGGTTCTTCGAAAGGTTGTCAACAATTGTAGAAGATAGTTGTGAATTAACAATAATTTCCGACAGATGCGCCGCTATATTTGCAGCTAAAGATAAATGGTATCCGTCTGCACACCATGGTATTTGTCTTGAACACCTTAAGTGTAACGTGGGCGATAAGTACAAAGGACTGGATCAGAAGCATATGGTGGCCAGGGCAGCAGAAGCTTTCAAAGTTTCTGAATTTCAAAAGATCTATGACCTTATAAAGCTCACGGATTGGAGATGTTGGGATTACTTGGAGAAAATCGACAAAAAGTTATGGTCGCGTTCACATTTCGAAGGAACGTTGAATAAGGCGCTGCTGCCAGCGCGTGATAGCCCTATAATGGCACTGCTGGAGTTTATAAGACGGATGTTGACTAGATGGTTCGAGTGCAGGCGCTACGATATTAGTAAAATGCAGGGAAATATTCCAAAGATAATTGATGAATTAGTGGTCGAATAGTTAGTGTTGTCAACTGGCCTTCTTGTTTTGCCCTGTTCTACTTGGCAGTGGAACTCGGAGGAACCCTTTTTTGAAATTATGATATGATTGTGTTTTAGGAATTGGTCGAACCCATTTTTTTGGATATCATCGTATTTTGGGTATGTGGTATATGGTTTCAATGGGGTTTATATAGTTCTATATCCCTAATTACCAAATTTTTACAGATCAAATGACTTGAATGGGGTTTACAACCAAAGGTGTATTAATCAAATTTCCATGTTTCTTTTACTTTTGAATAAATTAATCAAACTTTTTGGTTGCCTTCTTGGGAAACTAAATCTCTTCAAGTGTGTACTGTTGGTTTAGTGGTTATGTCATGCCTATAGGATGCCATTAACTTTCAAGTATAATTGTACACTATATTAGATATTAAGTTCAAACAATTATAATTCTCTGATTACTGATTCTTGCAGGTCAACCGACAAGATACAGTAGAGATGTACGACCATAAACGGTGTACACCTTATACTTGTACATATATAATCAAAACGATAAAATTGTAGCTTAAATAATATTAAACAACAGTTCAAGAAAACACAGATGCATATAATTACCAGTAAATTAAAAATGATCAGTTATTGCCGAGGTAGTACTTCAAACATAATAATCTAGATTTTGTGATAAACAGGTTTCATGTAAACTGCCTGTCCTACTCTGTCCGCCATACTATGTTGTGAGGCAGGAGTAAAGGTGCTTCCCAGTGAAGTTGATAATTGAAACCGTGTGAATATAATTATGAAGTAAATGTTCTACCAATACTTTTAACCTAACAACCTTGTACAGATATTTTAAATCTCGCGCTGTGAAAAAGGTTTCAAAGGTTGGTGGAACATTAACTTTAACATTTAACTCATCGCCTTCTTAGTGGAATTCCTCTATTTAATAGTATCAGTCTTATATCAACTCAATACACCAAAAAAACCTTCCCATTCTCTATAATAGTATGGCAGGTGAATTACTCCCAAATCTTCCCGACGAAATTATCATCAAAATCCTACAGTTGATTGGAGAGCAATCATTTTACTACCTGGGTGATTTCTTGCGGGCTGGAAAACGGGGTTACGCACTTGTTCATGAACCCTCCGTCCTAAAGATTTGCGATGTTAAAGAAATGGTCAGCTTTTGTAGCAGTCAAATCAGCAATCGTGGTAGGTTTCGAGTGTTCTTCCGCAAGTGCCTCAATGCGGGCAACACAAGGGCTATTTGCTATGATGGTCTACAAGCAGCAACAATATTGGGACTTGAGGAGAGTATTAAAATTTTGGAACCAAATGTGCCTAAGCATCCATTATCTACCTTCGCTCAAGCCATTTTCAAAGTATGTCTTGGCAGAGACAAGGAAGCCAGCCAAGTGTTTCAGTTATTCGCAGCCCATCACGCTGACCTTCGGTCGGAAGAGGTTTTGGATTGGGGACGCTCGATGCAGTACCTAATGCCCCACTTCTATGCGCCGTGGCTTAACACATACGGTGAAACTTTCTTATTTCCNNNNNNNNNNNNNNNNNNNNNNNNNNNNNNNNNNNNNNNNNNNNNNNNNNNNNNNNNNNNNNNNNNNNNNNNNNNNNNNNNNNNNNNNNNNNNNNNNNNNNNNNNNNNNNNNNNNNNNNNNNNNNNNNNNNNNNNNNNNNNNNNNNNNNNNNNNNNNNNNNNNNNNNNNNNNNNNNNNNNNNNNNNNNNNNNNNNNNNNNNNNNNNNNNNNNNNNNNNNNNNNNNNNNNNNNNNNNNNNNNNNNNNNNNNNNNNNNNNNNNNNNNNNNNNNNNNNNNNNNNNNNNNNNNNNNNNNNNNNNNNNNNNNNNNNNNNNNNNNNNNNNNNNNNNNNNNGATCTATTATGTCGGGTTGGACCGTTGCTGCCAAAACTGCAAGCTGTATTGGATTGGTTTAACCGTTTGTAGTATGCTGTAATAGATGCCTTTGTTGTTCATTTACCCTGTAATGGTGAACGTTTAAGGTAATTGGGTACTATCCTTAAATTAACTTTTATTTGTTTTCTAAAAGCTGAATACCTCATATTGCTTTGTTTTAAAACCCTCAAGAACAAAGATATGAGTGAGTGTATGACCGAGAGATCATCACCCTTCGGAGTATAAATTGTGCACTATATCTTAAAGTAAGTGCAACAAGTTTTTTATTTCATAATAATAATTAGTAGAAGGCAAACGATATGATTTAAAAGCAGTGTACGATCTTATACTGTGTACATCGTACAATTGTACACTTTATCTTAAATTAAGTTCAACCAGTTTTCTATCCCGTATTACTAATTCGTATAGTGAACATGACAAGATATAAAACGGTGTACGACGGTATACGGTGTACGACGGTATACGGTGTACGCCGTATATTCCGGTGTACAACTGTACACTTTATCTTAAATTAAGTTCAACCAGTTTTCTATCCCGTATTACTAATTCGTATAATTCGCAGAGTGAAAATGACAACATATCAATGGGTGTATGACCGAGAGATCATCAACAAGTTTTTTATTCCATAATAGTAATTAGTAGAAGGCAAACGATACGATTTAAAAGCGGTGTATGATCTTATACTGTGTACACCGTATATTCCTGGATATAGTTGTACACTCTCTCTTAAACTTAGTTCATTTAGTTGTATATCCCATTTTAGTAATTCGCAGAGTGAAAATGACAACATATCAATGGGTGTATGACCGAGAGATCATCAACAAGTTTTTTATTCCATAATAGTAATTAGTAGAAGGCAAACGATACGATTTAAAAGCGGTGTATGATCTTATACTGTGTACACCGTATATTCCTGGATATAGTTGTACACTCTCTCTTAAACTTAGTTCATTTAGTTGTATATCCCATTTTAGTAATTCGCAGAGTGAAAATGACAACATATCAATGGGTGTATGACCGAGAGATCATCACCCTCCGGAGTATAAGCGTACACTATATCTTAAATTAAGTTCAACCAGTTATATATCCCATATGAATAATTAGTAGAGGGCACACAATAAGATACAAAAGCGGTGTACGATCTTAGTTGTAAAACGATAACAATCCCCTTACATCAAATAATATTCCCAAAAACCTACATTCAAATCATACTTGCAAACAACTTAAACTGAAGCAAACATATTAAAACTAGAGATTGGAGACGACTGAGATTGCTGAGCATTTACCGGCACCAGAGAATGCGACGGAGTTTGAGATGCGGCTGGATCCAACGGCGGAGGGGCTCGAGTCAGCGACGTTGCCAGAGACGGAGCCCACTCCGGTTGAATTGGAGCCAGAAATGGAACCTAATCCGGCCGCACTGTTGTCCGCGACGCTGTCAGCGACGGAGACGTTTGAGTCAGCGACGGAGCCACCACCGGCAGCGCTGTTCTCGGCGACGATGTTCGCGAAGGAGACGCTAGAGTCAGCGAGTGAGTCACCATCGGCAGTGCTGTTCGTGGCTGTTAAAGATTCCGATTCGTCGGTTACGGTACCTGAGGCGGCGGAAACAGAACCTGGTGTGGAAAAACCCATGTCGTCGTACTCAACTTCCACCCTCGTATCTCCTTCATACGACCAGTCGTCGTCAGACTCTTCGTCTTCACTCTCTTCCTCCTCTTCAGGTTGCGGTTTGTCCCAGGGGAGTTCATCTTCCGGGTCCAATAAGTTGTTCTTCCTCTTCTTACGTCTGCGAGGTTTTTCTTCCGGAGAATTTTCCATCTCCAGTATCTCTTCCACTGCGGCTGCTTCTAGAAAGAGTGCTTGAAGAGTTGCAAACTCTTCAAATTCCAAACCCTCACGGATATCTTCCTTCAATCCTTCACGAGCGATTTTAATCAAATCCTGCTCATTTTTTTGATTCATGATCTCAAGACCGAGGAAGAAATCCTCGTATTCATCAACGGTCATCGATCCTTGTTTGATTTCAAAAACCATTTTGAGTTAAGGAATGTTTTGCGGTGATGAAATGGTTTGAGAGTCAGATCCGTTTTAACACAATAAAATGAAGTAAGTAATATGAAATTAGCATTAATATCCCCTACACAGTAGATAATGCCGAGGTGACTTTTCCACTTCTCGATTCAAGGTAACCTAAACGATTAAGCAAAATGATTGTTTTAGTAGAACTTTTTCTCGGGGATGTCAGAATTAATACAAAATCTCCTTCAATTGAAAATAAAGTATTAATCAGCCCCGTCAATGTCAGAACGAGTTTGAATTTTGTACAATGTCACCGAAACGAATTTGCATTTATTTGAATATATCATTGCATTTGAAAATATATGTTGTACACCACTTTGAATTTCAAAAATATTATATTTATTCATAGAGTGATAAGGGCAATACACCATATTAAATATCATAAATAATTATATTTATTGATATAGTGTTTAGATAACCTGCCTCGATTCAAGGTAACCTAAACGATTAAGCAAAATGATTGTTTAGTAGAACTTTTTCTCGGGGATGTCAGAATTAATACAAATTCTCTTTTAATTAAAAATAAAGTATTAATCAGTCCCGTCGATGTCAGAACGAATCTGAATTTTGTACAATGTCACCGATATGAATTTGAATTTGTTTGAATACATCATTTCTTTTGAAAATATATGCTGTACACCACATTCAGCTTCAAAAATATTATATTTATTGATAGAGTGATAAGGGTAAGACACCATATTAAATATCATAAAAGATTATACTTATTGATATAGTGTTTAGGTAGTACAACCATGCACTATTACTGCCATGTGTCGAAATCTGGAAAACCAGTGCAACACCGAAAATCCCATAGAAACAGAGCAAACTCTTTAATCCAAAAGCAGCGATTACACATGTCTCCAGCCTTGCCGCACTCAATGTACCAGAGTACCCAATCCTGGTCCAAGCATGGTGAACACGGGCAGTAACCGCCACTAACCGGTTTTCCATTGGTCTTGTATCGGCAGTAACCGCCACTAACCGGTTTTCTTCTTTACAAACGGTTTCTTTGACGGTTGTTTGACAAAACCAGTGCAACACCAAAAATCCCGTAGAAACAGAGCAACCTCTTTAATCCAAAAGCATCGATTACACATGTATGTTGCCTTGATGTGCTCAATGTACCAAAGAGCCCAATCCTGGTCCAAGCATGGTGAACACTTGCAACTATAAAACAAGGGGACGGCTGTTGACATGAACAAATGCCTCTTTACTATGAACCGCTCGTTATCATTGTTCAAGCATCGATTACACATGTCTTCTAGCATTTTCTTCATCTCATCGATTACACAAGTTTAACTAGTTCTCTATCCCGTATTACTAATTTGTATAGTTAACATGACAAGATATAAAAGGGTGTACGACGGTATATGGTGTACACCGTATATTTCAGAGTACAACTGTACACATTATCTTAAATTAAGTTTAACCAGTTTTCTATCTCGTATTACTAATTTCTATAGTTAACATGACAAGATATAAAAGGGTGTACGACGATATACGGTGTACATCGTATATTCCGGAGTATAACTGTACACTATATCATAAATTATGTTCATCCAGTTCTATTTCTGATGCTATTAATTGATAGAGGGTAAACGATAAGATATAGGAATGGTGTACGATCTTGTACTGTGTACACCTTATATTCCTGGATATAGCTGTACACTCCGCCTTAAACTTAGTTCATTCAGTTCTATATCNNNNNNNNNNNNNNNNNNNNNNNNNNNNNNNNNNNNNNNNNNNNNNNNNNNNNNNNNNNNNNNNNNNNNNNNNNNNNNNNNNNNNNNNNNNNNNNNNNNNNNNNNNNNNNNNNNNNNNNNNNNNNNNNNNNNNNNNNNNNNNNNNNNNNNNNNNNNNNNNNNNNNNNNNNNNNNNNNNNNNNNNNNNNNNNNNNNNNNNNNNNNNNNNNNNNNNNNNNNNNNNNNNNNNNNNNNNNNNNNNNNNNNNNNNNNNNNNNNNNNNNNNNNNNNNNNNNNNNNNNNNNNNNNNNNNNNNNNNNNNNNNNNNNNNNNNNNNNNNNNNNNNNNNNNNNNNNNNNNNNNNNNNNNNNNNNNNNNNNNNNNNNNNNNNNNNNNNNNNNNNNNNNNNNNNNNNNNNNNNNNNNNNNNNNNNNNNNNNNNNNNNNNNNNNNNNNNNNNNNNNNNNNNNNNNNNNNNNNNNNNNNNNNNNNNNNNNNNNNNNNNNNNNNNNNNNNNNNNNNNNNNNNNNNNNNNNNNNNNNNNNNNNNNNNNNNNNNNNNNNNNNNNNNNNNNNNNNNNNNNNNNNNNNNNNNNNNNNNNNNNNNNNNNNNNNNNNNNNNNNNNNNNNNNNNNNNNNNNNNNNNNNNNNNNNNNNNNNNNNNNNNNNNNNNNNNNNNNNNNNNNNNNNNNNNNNNNNNNNNNNNNNNNNNNNNNNNNNNNNCCCTTCTACCGGATTTGGAGGAGACCACTCACTTTCGTACTCAGCATCAGTCTCTATTTCTTGTTCACCATCATGGTCTTGGTCGTCTATGTCGTCGTTAGGATCCTTTTCCGTTCTAGCCTTCTTCTTGGGGCGTTTTCCCGAATCATCAGATACGGAGTCATCTGAAACCGAGTCGTCTGATTCAGTGGAAGAGCAATTTGTGTCAGATGGCGTATCACTTTCATCAATTTCCAAAGCTGCCTGCATGATTTCTTCTAGTGTCGAGAAGACTGTTGTTCCAATCTCCGACCGTATGTTTTCTCGTAAGCCTTCTCGATACATCTTTACCAATGTAGGTTCGTCGTGTTTGTCTACCAGACCTCCTGCTAGAAACATTGTATTGTATTCTCTCACAGAAGATTCTCCTTGCTTCATTTCGCCTATGGCAGGACAGAATTTTAAAAATAGATGAGGATGTTGCATTCGCCGACGGTGTATTTAAACGAGCCGGTTGATAGGATAAGCAACCATTGGGAACACTAAAGGCGTAATTAGTAGGCATTTCGTGAAAGTGTACAAGAGTGAGAACCAACGAAATTCGACCATTTAATAGAACATTATAAAATACAACGTTAATAATTAAAAAGAACAACATTAATTGAAAACAACAACATTAATAATCATTTAGATGCATTTAGAGTTATTTAATTAAACAATACTAGTTAGTGTTATTTAAGTAATTCAACATCCACACAATTCCTTAAGCAATTTAATATCTTCTAGCATTTTCTTCAACTCATCTTCCATCGTCTTTCGGATCCTGGCCTCTTCAGCAACTTCCTCCTTTACCTCCTGCAGTTTTTCTTTTATAGCATCAAAACAGCGATGCCGATTGTGAAACCCATCATTCTGAAGGATATAAGATAGTGAACTTCATATATAAACTGAAAAATTCGAATTTATATACGATTATAAACATCATTTCTCACCTCATCCCCCTCCATACATAATTCCTTAAGCAGTTTGATATCTTCACGCATTTTCTTCATCTCATCAACCATCTTCTTTCGGCTCTTGGCCTCCTCAGCAACTTTCTCGTTTAACTCTTCCAACTCTTCTTCGAAGGCATTAAAACAGCCATGACGAATGTGGAACCCATCATCCTGAAAGATATAAGAGAATAAACTTCATATCTAAACTCAAAATATTTAATTCATATATACAATTTATTTACTCACCTCAAACTCTGTGCATTCGAAGTAGCTCTTTCCTTTCTCGTCGGTGGACAATCTTACAGGAGCACCACACGCACAGATTTTGGGTATGCAATGGTGAGCATAGAGAACCAACTCACGCCTATCGGAATCCATTTTCCACTGCTTGATATTTGAATAGTAAGGATCCGTCATTATGAAATCCGCCTCAAAATATAGTATCAATGTAATTTGAAGAAAGAGGAGCTCTCTTTGGTGACAATACTAAACATCTCAGTTCAATCTTCTTATATAGGGAAATTTTCCCTATAACGGCTCTTTTTTACCCTTAACGGCTTATTTTTTTCCAAGAAACTACATTTATTTTGAATTAAAGTTCAAAATATGTGGTTTCTCTCCAAACGGCTATATTTTCTTAGAATCAAAACAAACGGCCCAACTTTAGTTTAAGATCTGTAAGGACACAAAATATTTAAATAATGTTTTCGCAACAGACTGTAAGATTTAAAGAGGTTTGGTGGTGAAATAAATGAAGGTTGTTTGGTTGGTGACGGATCAATGTTTGTGGGTTGGAATGTCAGATTAAACATTAAAACTTACATCCACACTACTTTCCTATTTAAAACCGCTCCTTCATTGTAAATCTTCATCACAAATTTTTACAATGACAGATCCCAGCTACGAAGACGATAAAAAACATAAGAGGTATAATGACATGCTGTTCTTCGTTGCCGACTCTGACAATGGAATTCTGCTACGTTGTCCATGCGGTGGCCAGATTGTCATACATGTCTGTAAGGCAGGAACAGACATTGGAAAGAAGTACTTCGTTTGCAAACACTTTGAGGTAACAAACTTATAACATATTCCTTTTCATTCTTTGAATTTTTAATATCAACATGTGGTTTCCAGAATGATGGGTTTACGCTTTTCCCCTTCTGCCCTTAAGCCGCCATAGCATAAAAAATGAGATATTCTATTTTTTCGATCTTCGTAATTATCTTCAAACTTTCGTATTTATCCGCGTAAACTTGACATTTATCTTTCCTTGCGAACCAAGCGTAAACCGTCATGGGCTTACGGGCTGTTGGTTAAGAAATCGTAAGTTGGGCTTCGAGTCATGTCTTAGGTCCCTTTGGGCCGTCTTCTGACTCGAAGCGTTTATTACATCCTCTTACGATAAAGAACGAACTTTCTGCGGCTTTTACGGTAAAGTTTGATCGATAACTTAGAATGGCGGGGAATCGTGAAATGGGTTCGCTACGGTCTTCGGGAGACAGCATCGAAGGGTAGACGNNNNNNNNNNNNNNNNNNNNNNNNNNNNNNNNNNNNNNNNNNNNNNNNNNNNNNNNNNNNNNNNNNNNNNNNNNNNNNNNNNNNNNNNNNNNNNNNNNNNNNNNNNNNNNNNNNNNNNGGACGTTCGGTCGCTACGTAGCGACCGAGCGGAATGGACGTTCGGTCACTACGTAGCGACTGAGCCTTGGCTCGAACTCAGTCGCTACGTTCTGAGTGGAGCTCGTGTTTGGTCGCTGTGTAACGATCCTTTACGGGCTTTTGTCCGATGACTCGCGTTTCCTCCGTAAAGCTTTTAGTAGAGGAGAATCTATTTTGAAAAAGTATTTGTTATTTTGAAAAAGTATTTGTCGAAGAAGTTTTCTACTTTTTTCTTCTTCGGGGATTTGGACGTAAACTTCGTCGTAACCGTTTTTGACCCCAACAGTTTGCAAACACTTTGAGGTAACAAACTTATAACATATTCCTTTTCATTCTTTGAATTTTTAATATCAACATGTGGTTTCCAGAATGATGGCTTGCACTGAAAGAAAGAATGGGATGAGGGTATTGAAGAGGAAACGAAAAAGCTAACGCGGAAGGTTGATGACCACGAACTCAAAATTCGAAGCTTATATTCCATTGAAGATCGTCTTAGTCGTTTAGAAGAAGACGAGAAGAAAAACGCTGAAGAGATCGAAGACCTGAAGTACTTTCTTAAGAACCGTTACCCCAACGAGTTCTACTAGCTTTTAAAGCATGGTGTACGGTTTAATAGTTTAAGTGTACGGTGTTAAGGATTTTCTTGTTTAACTGTATGTTTATCTATTAAATAAACATTTGAACCGATATAACGCTGTATATTTAGCACTGAAAATGTTCCGTTTTGGTTGCGAGTAAAAGGTTCAAATAATTT
It encodes:
- the LOC106314863 gene encoding uncharacterized protein LOC106314863, whose amino-acid sequence is MDASLGMDDDEFLIRQVEAVNASFGLNSQTAEGVQGSKDKDSGAAVDGVNTASGNMLQQEKQKSFALGTVVENGSKKRAHVEAAEDAVCGVNPDNMHQQNCTLQEKEKSCGEGTVVQNGSSSLGIVNAMSRLNALIKQCTWRVCAKQVGDSPTYFGKKASLGHQCKSDVRGQYKKHGTSRVLAALLRSKYERLHCGPRAMELPEVLRTEFNYTCAYWKAWKAKELAIASAQGTEEMSYKMLPQYLHVLKLSNPRTITDIKTELDKEGKSRFLYAFMSLKACIDGWQHLRKVLVVDGTHMFGKYKGVLLSASGQDAYCRVFPIAFAVVDSENSDSWKWFFERCAAIFAAKDKWYPSAHHGICLEHLKCNVGDKYKGLDQKHMVARAAEAFKVSEFQKIYDLIKLTDWRCWDYLEKIDKKLWSRSHFEGTLNKALLPARDSPIMALLEFIRRMLTRWFECRRYDISKMQGNIPKIIDELVVE